In the genome of Anolis carolinensis isolate JA03-04 unplaced genomic scaffold, rAnoCar3.1.pri scaffold_31, whole genome shotgun sequence, the window atccccagctgtggatcccgctccatccctccagccagtccatgggtctgatcctgcaacccgccaatcacctcccatgctttcattgcctgtttccccaacacccaaatcctccctcacacgagtccattccatgtcgtcctcctccgagctggccatctcttcctccaaaccctccgaaaaaccctcaaatgagtcctcatctgtcgggtctgtaaacaaatcccggagccgttttctttcacgctcctcgaaagagtctgactctcgaggagtcttatgaccccttcttctattaccggagcccgaaggctcaaccataacaccggGAGAGGCTttttctgtcaaggacagaacgccacaagatcaaagataacagagtttattggatttacagaactcaaaatgcccgtaaaagacaagggcaaggcaactttagcctttaaaaacaaaaaggggcaagaaaaacgttcaaaagataaaccggattaaaccggagtttaatccgggtaaaatcaaaacagcttgcttcagcctggggataaacaaacagaagctgggaaacaaagagttcaaaagaatgcaactaattggcagcagatgcctctctgctgccagcactatgttttgagtaactaggagtcactccttcacacagcaaggcaaatttccaatacaaactcagcagccaaggattgaagcagtagcgtagtcccagttcgttccgtaggtcgagaggcagaatcagacgtttgcagttttccaagttcaataggagaaagcgagcccgtagtcagttttcagtccgtaaatccagagtagcagatggcgtccgtcaagaagacgacggaaggtcaaagctattgagattaagcagaggttttgcacaaacaaaagcccacacaattcctcccgccgtctgaacccaaattccaaaacaacttacgtatcagcacacgaaaacacaccagtcttcaggaaagcgtcccacacagatcccaagcgttcgtccagattaccttgcccaacgcaatttgcaattgctcccaagcctcattttatgccagttacaattcctcatcactatcagctgccctccttaaccccggcgtttcctcatcactttcctcatcagagctggaacacctctgactacgccccacagcatccccagctgtggatcccgtcccatccctccagcttgtccatgggtctaatcctgaaggtccccattcatcttccatcccattattgccagtggcacccaactcctcccttacccgagtccaatccatctcatcctcttccgagctaaccagctcttcctccattctctccgtgaaccccttaaaagactcttcgtcagatggttctgcaaagatatctcgcagcctctttctttctcgctcctcgagagtatcttacgtccacgtctgccagaagcagagccatgaggctcaatcataacattttcagctcataaataagggctgaaaaactcggcttatcttcgagtatatacggtacataatatataataatataatatattggaactgcattatatggtcagtgtagaatcataCAATGTAGTTCAGTgctggatctactctgccatataatgcagtttggaaatgcattatacagcagtgtagatccaacctatgCCTGGATTTGGAGTTTGACAGGATACCATATTTGCCGCTTGGGTAAGGCAATTTTCTTTATGGGTGACAGACTTGTGATTTGGGGGGATTGTCTTTCCTTGTAGCAGCCATTTTGGAGCATGTGCATGTGTTACAGAGACCTATTCTTAAGGTGTACTGTGTGGAGAACCCTATTTTCTCAGTGTACGAGGTCCAGCACCAAATGTGTGCCTATTAAGTACAGTAGAACAATTTCTTTTCATCCTGGACATTCTTCATAGACTGTGATCCAGTAGCTTGCAAAATACGACTGGTCCACGGACAACCACTTTGAGTTGCACCAGTCTACAATAGGCTGTGGTTCTCTTTAGAGTCACAAATAGACTGTTTGGTCAGTTTTTACCAGTTCTGTGATGCTACTTTGCTGTTAATGTGGACCAAAAAGTTATATACTTTGAATTTTCACCAAAAGAAAGGCAAGTTGGTTTGAGATATTTCCCAGTTGTGTCACAACATAGAACTTGAACATGAAACAAATATGAACTCATGGACTTTCCTTGAGTTCCTTCCACTGATAGTGATAATGACTCTTGAGCCACATGTAGGAAACATGAGATTGCTAGCAATTTTTTCTCTTCTCCTAAAACATTTCCTAGAAGTTGCCCAGTAGTTCCttagcttttcaaggaagagtatGTTACATACACAAAACTACAGCaatgttggattttttaaaaagctcctgCAGAAAAGGAACTTGGGCCTCTTCTGATCTTTAGTTTTTGAGCTCTTATGTTTCCTGGTGAATGAAATTATATTAAGTGTTGTGTGTACTTTTAGGAACACATGTGTGCTCTTTGTAAAGCTCAGATTACCGTTGCGCATGAGGAAATGACTCAGCCTGTCCATATCTGCATGCTGTCCCTATAATGTGTGTTGTGAAGCTATGTTTTTTTAAGCCTAGGAGAGTGTTTTCTTAAGTCTAGGACCAGTTGATCCTGTCTGGGAGTGTTAAGTGAGCTTCTGGGAACAAAACTATTCAAAATTGTAAAATATAAGCTACCAGTATGGATGGTTTAATTGCTTGAAaataacacatacagtagagtctcacttatccaacataaacgggccggcagaacgttggataagcgaatatgttggacaataaggagagattaaggagaagcctattaaacaccaaattaggttatgattttacaaattaagcaccaaaacatcatgttatacaacaaatttgacagaaaaggtagttctatacgcagtaatgctatgtagtaattactgtatttacgaatttagcaccaaaatatcacgatgtattgaaaacattgactacaaatacgcgttggataatccagaatgttggataagtgagactctactgtatatgcattttgATCTTATTTTTAATCTAacatcactatgtaacaaaatttgaaaaaattcctttcctgttttgaaagtgttattcctatttaattgtgcggtcctttgaaagtagttgttctaccccagaaactttgtttttgcagctgCCACATATATACTgatatattgaattggttgagactcaatgagataacCATTTGAAAAAgcacagcaaaatgtgctgcagggtgtcccttctacaaaaacaaagttggtgcagtttaataaaccttttctatgtttttatgacagaaccaattaggaaatgacatttataacccagggacaaaaatcgtgttatatagtgtaatgtgTGTGTTGTCTTGAATCCCTGTATTGAGAACgttgttgttttgttgctgttgttgagtcaagtcatttccgacttctGGCAACTCTGAAGCAAACCTGTTGAAGAGTTTACTTGGTTAAATTTGTTTAGATTGCGGAAGGCAGAGGAAACCACTATCAGAACAAATTTATCaaacattcattgaaaaactatagtagGACATGACATTTATGTGGAGATTTGTAAAAtaacaccatgatgtaatggcttgtctggaaaggcatgtgtcaatAGCTGATTgactgagccagccaggagccagaattctgattggctactgtctctagcttgTTGCTGAGAtgaatggttttaactgccactttcaccttggAGAGTGATAGCGCTGACTaggaaaggaaatggctgccatctctccaaagcctgattagaaggaaatgaggcatatttaaagacagtttaaagggactgtttattccctctgtgaattcagaaagactactgtttatattgttgccctgtttgatcttttgaactgaagtaaagatactgttacttcttgcacaagcctgagtgacactttattatactgcaggatatatcttggttcagaaactgtagtaaagcttctatttatttatatctacaacctataacaatttataacccaggaacaaaaattgtattacatagtgttatttgaaGGATTAGAAAAATTCACAgttctgttttttatttcttGGAAAACTCACATTTTCTGTTTGATATTCTTCTTTTCCCCTTAGGTGACCATCCAAGATGGTAGACCACCTGGCGAATACTGAGATTAACAGCCAGCGCATTGCCGCTGTGGAAAGCTGCTTTGGCACCTCTGGGCAGCCCTTGGCTGTGCCGGGAAGAGTCCTCCTGGGTGAAGGGATCTTGACCAAAGAATGCCGCAAAAAGGCCAAGCCacggattttctttcttttcaacgACATCCTCGTCTACGGGAGCATTGTGATCAGCAAGAGGAAGTACAGCTCCCAGCACATCATACCGCTGGACGAAGTCACCTTGGAAACGTTGCCAGACACCTTGCAGATGAAGAACCGGTGGATGATCAAGACGGCCAAGAAGTCTTTTGTGGTGTCGGCCGCTTCCCTGACTGAGAGGAAAGAATGGATCAGCCACTTGGAGGAGTGTATCCGCATTTTATTGTCCAAGACGGGCCAGCCACCCCCCACCGAACACGCCGCCCCATGGATCCCTGACAAGGCCACCGATATCTGCATGCGATGCACACAAACCAAGTTCTCAGCTCTTACTCGGCGGCACCACTGTCGGAAGTGCGGCTTCGTTGTATGCGGAGAATGCTCCAGGCAGCGGTTTCTCATGCCCCGGCTCTCCCCAAAGCCATTGAGGGTTTGCAATCTGTGCTATAAACAGCTAATGGCGGAGAAAGAGGAAGCTGAAGAGCAGTCAAAACGAGTCCCATCTCCTTTGTCTGGCTATGAACCTTCCAGCGGGGACGATAGTGACCGATCCGATGAGGATCGACTGGAATGGTCGCCGGAGGCCGAATTTTACACATCGGACGTGGCTTGGTCATCGTTCCACAGTTGACCTCAATTAATTTTGGGGACCTTGTTCTTCTTTCCAAAGCACACACATTTGCCTTAATGTACTTTCAGAGGAGTAACTTTATAATTATGCGGTTTAATTCCAtagcagctcctgccaacctagcagttcaaaaacatgccaatgtgagtagatcaataggtaccgctccggcgagaaggtaacggcgctccatgcagtcatgccagccacatgaccttggaggtgtctatggacaacgccggttctttggcttagaaatggagatgagcaccaacccccagagtcggtcacgactggacttaacgtcaggggaaacctttacctttaattccatagcactatgtaacaaaatttgattttttctggttcctggtttgaaagtgctactcctgtttaattgtgtggtacttactttgaaagtagtttttagACTccggaaacttcatttttgtagttttgataaaccttttccatgtttttatgatagaaccaaataggaaatgacatttataactcagaaacaaaaattgtattacatagcATAATATTCCATGACAAAGGGAGGGCTTATCAGGTTAACATGACCAAGGGTTGGATTGTGGAAATCATAGCCCAAAACTTCGTGTCGCTTTTTTAAGGAAGTCAAAGGCAGAATTGTATTTTGGTCCAGAATATGCCAGATAATAATGAACATTTTCCAATCCTGCTGAGACTTGCAATTATTTTTACTGCTGACACTGTCCCGGTTTGgatttcaatgcagttaaaaacCTGTGGAATATACCAGGGAAGGCTGCATTGTTTTAGTCTGGGAGTTTGACGTAGTTCTCCCATTCTAGAATAGGAAGTATCGCCATGCGAATGCTCCAAGCCATATATGAGGAAGGAATCTAGTTTTCTGAAAAACATAGGACACTGTTATTTATTATCTAGCCTTGCCTTCTGGGCTTTGACTTGAGCAATAACTCTCCACGGTTTCAAGCAAGATGCTCTCTTAGCGTTatcaagggtgcatttacactgtaaaattaatacagtttggcaccacttgaactgccagagCTCAAGGCTatgaagctgtagtttggtgaggcagagaaggttaacgaccttgtaaaactacagatccagttattccatagcatggagccatggcagttaaaagtggtgtcaaactgcattaattctacagtatagatgcacccctagtggtTTCTCAACCCATATACTAAGtaggcctgaccctgcttagcttctgaaagCAAATAGCATCGAACATGGCCAGGGCATTATGGTGACTTATAGAACTATAGATCACATTTGCTTTTACATGCTTCAATGCACTCCAAattttattaccatatatactcgagtataagccgacctgaatataagctgaggcacctaattttttaacaaaactgggaaaacctattgacccGAGTAGAAGatgagggtaggaaatgcagcagctactggcaaatttcaaaaataaaaataaatatagatactaatacaattacattatttgaggcatcaataagttaaatgtttttgaatgtttacataaaattgtaatttatgataataataataagactttaataagataagactgtctaagtctgattacctatatacttgagtataagccgacccgaacataagccagcgaggatcctcactcgagtataagccgaggggagctttttcagccctaaaaagggctgaaaaactaggcttgtactcgagtatatacagtatgtacacAAATTATTA includes:
- the plekhf1 gene encoding pleckstrin homology domain-containing family F member 1 — translated: MVDHLANTEINSQRIAAVESCFGTSGQPLAVPGRVLLGEGILTKECRKKAKPRIFFLFNDILVYGSIVISKRKYSSQHIIPLDEVTLETLPDTLQMKNRWMIKTAKKSFVVSAASLTERKEWISHLEECIRILLSKTGQPPPTEHAAPWIPDKATDICMRCTQTKFSALTRRHHCRKCGFVVCGECSRQRFLMPRLSPKPLRVCNLCYKQLMAEKEEAEEQSKRVPSPLSGYEPSSGDDSDRSDEDRLEWSPEAEFYTSDVAWSSFHS